In Oryza brachyantha chromosome 1, ObraRS2, whole genome shotgun sequence, the following are encoded in one genomic region:
- the LOC102699719 gene encoding cytochrome P450 71A1-like: MELSSSLAAALHSPLFLLAVVLLVTVVFSLLSSSSTRKPPPSCGDGGGRRLQLPPSPRGVPFLGHLPLLGSLPHRKLRSLAEAHGPVMLLRFGGVPTVVASSAAAAQEALRTRDAAFASRPRVRMAERLIYGRDMVFAPYGEFWRQARRVSVLHLLSPRRTLSFRRVREEEVAALLDRVRRHRGGGDAVNLSNMLMSYANGVISRAAFGDGSYGFDGDEGGEKLRELFADFEGLLGTATLGEFVPWLAWVDKLTGLDARAVRTSAAMDGLLERVVADHRERRRRRRGQPVGDGEADADHRDFVDVMLDVSEAEENAGAGEVQFDTVAIKAIILDMIAAGTDTTFTTLEWAMAELINHPPVMQKLQDEIRAAVAGGRRATGVVVTEDHLGELPYLKAVIKETLRMHAPVPLLVPRETVEDTELLGYRVPARTRVMINAWAICCDPASWGESAEEFVPERWLAGGDKDDVEYALQLGQDFGFIPFGAGRRGCPGASFAAPSLELALANLLYHYNWELPAQTGVKLDLSELYGLSMRLKVALNLVAKPWPETDV; this comes from the exons ATGGAGCTCTCGTCGTCGCTTGCTGCCGCGTTGCACTcacctctcttcctcctcgccgtggTTCTCCTCGTGACCGTCGTCTTCTCCTTGCTGAGCTCCTCGTCGACCAGGAAGCCTCCTCCGTCctgcggcgatggcggcggccggcggctgcAGCTTCCTCCGTCGCCACGGGGTGTCCCGTTTCTTGGGCACCTACCGCTTCTTGGCTCCCTGCCGCACCGGAAGCTCCGGTCTTTGGCCGAGGCGCACGGGCCGGTGATGCTGCTGCGGTTCGGAGGCGTGCCCACCGTGGTGgcgtcgtcggccgccgcggcgcaggAGGCCCTGAGGACGCGCGACGCGGCGTTCGCGAGCCGGCCCAGGGTGCGCATGGCGGAGCGGCTCATCTACGGCCGGGACATGGTGTTCGCGCCCTACGGCGAGTTCTGGCGCCAGGCGCGCCGCGttagcgtgctccacctcctcAGCCCGCGCCGCACCCTCTCCTTCCGCCGCgtccgggaggaggaggtcgccgCGCTTCTCGACCGCGTCCGGCGccatcgcggcggcggcgacgccgtgaACCTGAGCAACATGCTCATGTCCTACGCCAACGGCGTCATCTCgcgggccgcgttcggcgacGGCAGCTACGGgttcgacggcgacgagggggGCGAGAAGCTGAGGGAGCTGTTCGCCGACTTCGAGGGGCTCCTCGGGACGGCGACGTTGGGGGAGTTCGTGCCGTGGCTGGCGTGGGTGGACAAGCTGACGGGCCTCGACGCCAGGGCGGtgcgcacgtcggcggcgatggacGGCTTGCTGGAGCGCGTCGTCGCTGACCACcgcgagcggcgccggcgccggcgaggccagccggtcggcgacggcgaggcggacgcTGATCACCGGGACTTCGTGGATGTGATGCTGGACGTgagcgaggcggaggagaacgccggcgccggagaggtGCAATTCGACACCGTAGCCATCAAGGCCATTATCCTG GATATGATAGCGGCTGGCACAGACACCACCTTCACAACGCTGGAGTGGGCCATGGCGGAGCTCATCAACCACCCTCCGGTGATGCAGAAGCTGCAGGACGAGATCCgcgcggccgtcgccggcggccgccgcgccaccggagTAGTCGTCACCGAGGACCACCTCGGCGAGCTTCCGTACCTCAAGGCCGTGATCAAGGAGACGCTTCGGATGCACGCGCCGGTGCCGCTGCTCGTTCCCCGGGAAACGGTGGAGGACACGGAGCTGTTGGGGTACCGTGTCCCGGCGCGCACGCGGGTGATGATCAACGCGTGGGCCATCTGTTGTGACCCGGCTTCATGGGGGGAAAGCGCAGAGGAGTTTGTGCCGGAGCGGTGGCTTGCGGGCGGTGACAAGGATGACGTGGAGTACGCGCTGCAGTTAGGCCAGGACTTTGGATTCATACCGTTTGGTGCTGGTAGGAGGGGTTGTCCTGGTGCCAGTTTTGCTGCACCAAGTCTTGAATTGGCGCTCGCCAACCTGTTGTACCACTATAACTGGGAGCTACCAGCGCAAACGGGGGTGAAGTTGGACTTGAGTGAACTGTATGGGTTGTCCATGCGTCTTAAGGTTGCACTAAATCTAGTCGCCAAGCCTTGGCCGGAAACCGATGTTTGa
- the LOC102722070 gene encoding cytochrome P450 71A1-like: protein MEFSSFAALLPSPFLLAALVLILVFSCLTVSSTKRPPPSSGDGGRRLPLPPSPPGFPVLGHLQLLGSLPHRKLRSLAEAHGPVMLLRFGRVPTVVASSAAAAEEVMKTRDLAYASRPRVRMAERLIYGRDMVFAPYGEFWRQARRVAVLHLLSPRRVLSFRGVREQGVAALLDGVRRHAGGAVNLSNLFMSYANGVISRVALGDAGYRLEKLRELFVDFEELLGTTTVGECVPWLAWVDKLTGLDARAARTSAAMDAWLERVIADHRERRRRSRRRGQSVGDGEADGEHRDFVDVMLDVSEAEEDGGAGEVVFDTVAIKAIILDMIAAGTDSTFTVTEWVMAELISHPPVMRKLQDEIRGAAAGASGGASTVRVTEDHLDKLRFLKAVIKETLRLHAPAPLLLPRETTRDTELLGYRVPARTRVVVNAWAIGRDKAAWGERAEEFVPERWFADGGGSGGAETVEYAASQLGQDFKFVPFGAGRRGCPGVGYAVPSIEMALANLLYHFDWEIAPSADGTVPLRMDMSELHGLSVRLKADLNLVAKPWSP from the exons ATGGAGTTCTCGTCGTTTGCTGCGCTGCTgccctctcccttcctcctcgccgcgcttGTGCTCATTCTCGTCTTCTCATGCCTCACCGTCTCCTCCACCAAGAGGCCTCCTCCGTCttccggcgatggcggccggcGTCTGCCGcttcctccgtcgccgccgggttTCCCGGTCCTGGGCCATCTCCAACTTCTTGGCTCCTTGCCGCACCGGAAGCTCCGGTCGCTGGCCGAGGCTCACGGCCCGGTCATGCTGCTGCGGTTCGGCCGCGTGCCCACCGTCgtggcgtcgtcggcggccgcggcggaggaggtgatGAAGACCCGGGACCTGGCGTACGCGAGCCGGCCCAGGGTGCGCATGGCGGAGCGACTCATCTACGGCCGCGACATGGTGTTCGCGCCCTACGGCGAGTTCTGGCGCCAggcgcgccgcgtcgccgtgcTCCACCTCCTCAGCCCGCGACGCGTCCTCTCCTTCCGCGGCGTCCGGGAGCAGGGGGTCGCCGCCCTGCTCGACGGCGTCCGacgccacgccggcggcgccgtgaaCCTGAGCAACCTGTTCATGTCCTACGCCAACGGCGTCATCTCGCGGGTCGCGCTCGGCGACGCCGGATACAGGCTCGAGAAGCTGAGGGAGCTCTTCGTCGACTTCGAGGAGCTTCTcgggacgacgacggtgggaGAGTGCGTGCCATGGCTGGCGTGGGTGGACAAGCTGACGGGTCTTGACGCCAGGGCGGcgcgcacgtcggcggcgatggacGCCTGGCTGGAGCGTGTCATCGCGGACCAccgcgagcgacggcggcggagccgccgccgcggccagtcggttggcgacggcgaggcggacggTGAACACCGGGACTTCGTGGACGTGATGCTGGACGTgagcgaggcggaggaggacggcggcgccggagaagtGGTGTTCGACACTGTCGCCATCAAGGCTATTATCCTG GATATGATTGCGGCCGGCACGGACTCCACCTTCACGGTCACGGAATGGGTCATGGCGGAGCTCATCAGCCACCCTCCCGTGATGCGCAAGCTGCAGGACGAGAtccgcggcgcggccgcgggaGCATCCGGCGGTGCTTCCACCGTCCGTGTTACCGAGGACCACCTCGACAAGCTGCGGTTCCTCAAGGCCGTGATCAAGGAGACGCTCCGGCTGCACGCCCCAGCGCCGCTCCTCCTGCCCCGCGAGACCACGCGGGACACGGAGCTGCTGGGCTACCGCGTCCCGGCGCGCACACGGGTGGTCGTCAACGCGTGGGCCATCGGCCGTGACAAGGCCGCGTGGGGGGAGCGCGCCGAGGAGTTCGTGCCGGAGAGGTGGTTCGccgacggtggcggcagcggcggcgcagagaCGGTGGAGTACGCGGCGTCGCAGCTAGGGCAGGATTTCAAGTTCGTGCCGTTTGGCGCCGGCAGGAGGGGCTGCCCCGGCGTTGGGTACGCTGTACCGAGCATCGAAATGGCGCTCGCCAATTTGCTGTACCACTTTGACTGGGAGATCGCACCATCCGCTGATGGGACGGTGCCATTGAGGATGGACATGAGCGAGCTGCATGGACTGTCAGTCCGTCTCAAGGCAGATCTCAATCTAGTCGCTAAGCCATGGTCTCCCTGA
- the LOC102699381 gene encoding protein FAR1-RELATED SEQUENCE 5 — translation MASFDGYISAPTFEDGPRVPWQLDSTDPYVENLDELLVGCMTPHEIEDSIEIIAGEVAHGDKSQPYVGMEFSTPEEAYTFYNDYAYRVGFSVRKSSKTKNRDGVSSVRFVCNKEGFSDSQKKKEKPIGSVNDQRTPEKEKGMTRTCCKASCRIRLYKSGVWRISVFEENHNHVVIKSPSKKRNLRSHKCLSEEDKKIIRNLSAQNMKPSQILEYLAVQYGGKQNIRFKKKDVSNEVSAENRSLLGVDVDTTLCYFQKKKEKDPEFFYAIDLDENGAVKNIFWVDGRGRRSYQEFGDVVTFDTTYQTNIYSMPLAPFLGVSHHRHTISFGWALLRLEDAPNFCWLFKTWLEAMYGKHPSAIITDQDPAMKKAIVLIFPKTKHRCCQWHVMRKARDHLGLLYSQMEGFKEELQAVINRSLTVVAFERDWEAMLVKFKLTDNSHLKLMFSTRTQWVPAYFRDTFFANMSTTQRSESMNAILKLWVDSHKSIYQFVKQIEKLTDGIWQRESDEDLKSMNEQPHLYSPYQMEIEARMIIIDGMAKLMTMEDAKLMSMGQTIVTVDPPEDGTKEVSSKPLYIDPPDAQCKGKRKKLTRFQPPADKKERKMRTCSICNRLKGFGQNKEAIDSEYSEDSEDEVEEGDCEIFY, via the exons TTAGATAGCACGGACCCATATGTGGAAAATTTGGACGAGCTATTAGTGGGATGCATGACTCCACATGAAATTGAAGATAGCATTGAAATCATCGCAGGCGAGGTTGCTCACGGTGATAAATCTCAACCGTATGTTGGCATGGAGTTTTCAACACCTGAGGAGGCATACACTTTCTACAATGATTATGCATACCGTGTCGGTTTTAGTGTGCGGAAATCCTCTAAGACGAAAAATAGGGACGGTGTGTCGTCAGTTAGATTTGTGTGTAACAAGGAAGGGTTTTCAGATAGtcagaaaaagaaggaaaagccCATTGGAAGTGTGAATGATCAGAGGACGCCTGAGAAGGAGAAAGGGATGACAAGGACATGCTGCAAGGCCTCCTGCAGAATTAGACTTTATAAAAGTGGTGTTTGGCGCATAAGTGTGTTTGAAGAGAATCACAACCATGTTGTTATCAAGAGCCCATCGAAGAAGCGAAATCTGAGATCCCATAAATGTTTGTCAGAGGAGGATAAGAAGATTATACGTAACTTGAGTGCTCAAAATATGAAGCCTTCACAGATTTTGGAATATTTGGCTGTCCAATATGGGGGTAAGCAAAACATCAGATTCAAAAAGAAGGATGTTAGCAATGAGGTATCAGCTGAAAATCGCAGTctccttggtgttgatgttGATACGACATTGTGTTACtttcagaagaagaaggagaaggatcCAGAGTTCTTTTATGCGATAGACTTAGATGAGAATGGTGctgttaagaatattttttgggTTGATGGCCGAGGTAGAAGGTCATATCAGGAGTTTGGGGATGTTGTCACTTTTGATACAACATATCAAACCAATATTTATAGCATGCCGTTGGCACCATTCCTCGGTGTAAGCCACCACCGACATACAATTTCCTTTGGTTGGGCTCTTCTTAGGCTAGAGGATGCACCAAATTTCTGTTGGTTGTTTAAGACATGGTTAGAGGCAATGTATGGGAAGCACCCAAGTGCAATAATAACTGACCAAGATCCAGCAATGAAAAAAGCTATTGTGcttatttttccaaaaactaaACATCGATGTTGTCAGTGGCATGTGATGAGGAAGGCAAGAGATCACCTTGGTCTATTGTACAGCCAAATGGAGGGTTTCAAAGAAGAATTACAAGCTGTTATTAACCGAAGCCTCACTGTTGTAGCATTTGAAAGGGATTGGGAAGCCATGCTagtgaaatttaaattaactGACAATAGCCATCTCAAGCTGATGTTTAGCACTCGGACACAATGGGTCCCAGCCTACTTTAGAGACACGTTTTTTGCTAATATGTCAACTACACAACGTAGTGAAAGTATGAATGCTATTCTCAAGTTGTGGGTGGACAGCCATAAATCGATTTACCAGTTTGTGAAGCAAATTGAGAAGTTGACCGATGGCATATGGCAAAGAGAAAGCGACGAGGATCTCAAGTCTATGAATGAGCAACCACACTTGTATTCACCCTACCAAATGGAGATTGAGGCACGCATG ATAATTATTGATGGcatggcgaagttgatgaCCATGGAAGATGCAAAGTTAATGTCTATGGGACAAACCATAGTGACAGTTGATCCGCCAGAAGATGGAACGAAGGAGGTGTCAAGCAAACCTTTGTATATTGATCCACCAGACGCACAATGCAAGGGCAAGAGGAAGAAACTTACCAGATTCCAGCCTCCTGCTGacaagaaggaaagaaaaatgagaaCTTGTAGTATCtgcaat AGACTAAAAGGATTTGGACAAAATAAGGAAGCAATAGACAGTGAATATAGTGAAGATAGCGAAGACGAAGTTGAGGAAGGGGattgtgaaattttttattag